One Heyndrickxia oleronia genomic window, TCAAACGGAACAGATAGATTATTATTCATGTCTTCAATGAAAATTTGAATCTCTTCGGGCTTCTGTTCTTCTTCGCCCGGTTCATATGGGATAGATATTTCTTTTTCCACTGTTTTCGGTGGTTTTTCTTTTGGCCCTTTAGACATTACGACTTGGACCCTATCCCCCTTGATTAATTGTGCACCTGGAGCAGGATATTGTGATATGACCAGTCCTTCTTTTACTGTATCATTATATTCTTCTTTTGACATATCAATAACTAGGCCCGTTGACTCCTCATAATCCCTTAAACCTTTTTCATTATAATCTCTTAAATCCTTGAGACTAATTTTTTCTAATCCCTTACTCACTGTAAATGTTAACACGGTCTCACTAGGAACTACATCTCCAGATATAGGATCCTGTTCAATAATCGTACCAGCGGGGCTATCACTGTATTCTTCTGTCATTTTTATATCCTTAAATTTTAACTTTTGATTGTTTAAAAGATCATAAACCTCTTCATAGGACCTTCCTGTATAGTCAGATAGGGAGAATTTCTCCTTACCACTACTGACATAAATATCAATTTCGGCTCCCTCTTTAACTAATTTCCCTGCTTTAGGATTCGTTTTAATCACGTATCCTTCGGGTATTTTTTCATTAGAAGTTTTAATTTTTTTACCAACCTTAAGATTAGCATCTCTAATCGTCTTCACGGCGTTATCCAAACTAACTTCCTTAACTGAAGGGACTTTAATTTCCTTTGGCCCTAACATTGTTGGCAAGAAAAGAAAGCCGAGTACAGCAATGATAATTAGAAAAACGAAGGACCCACCAACGATCCACGGCCATTTTCTTTTTTTCTTTTTTTTGTCTTTTTTCTTATCCTCATTTACGCCTGTTTGATCTATATCCTGTGATCCGCTATCTTTCGAATGAATAATCGTTTCCTCTTTTGGATTCATTGAGTGTAAATTTGTAATGATAGGAATCGCTTTCGTTGCTTCATTATCCTCAGGAATTGTGAATTTAGCTTCATTAATCCTTTCCGGATCTAATGCTGTTCGAATATCTTCCCCCATCTCGTCCACATTATCATAACGTTGAAAAGGATCTTTTGACGTAGCCTTCAATACAATATTCTCTACGCTTTGTGGAATATTAGGATTCCATCTTTTCATTGAAGGGGTTTCCGTCTGTAGGTGCTTCAATGCAATGGAAACGGCAGATTCACCTGAAAATGGCAATCTGCCAGTTAATAATTCGAACATGACAATACCGAGAGCATATATGTCTGATTTTCTAGTAGCCATTCCGCCACGGGCTTGTTCCGGTGATAAGTAATGCACTGTCCCTAATACAGAATTAGTTTGAGTTATAGAAGTTGCACTTAATGCCATCGCTATTCCAAAATCTGTGATTTTCACAATCCCATCATGATCAATTAAAATATTTTGTGGTTTAATGTCACGATGAATAATTTGATGTTGATGGGCATGTGAAATAGCAGAAACAAGCTGTGCCATTATGTCAAGTGCCTTCTCAATCGATATTGGATAGAACTGCTGTATGTATTGCTTCAGTGTCATCCCATCTACATATTCCATCACTAAATAATAAATATCTTCTTCTTCTCCTACATCATAGATATTGACTATATTAGGATGATTTAAGCTTGTCGCAGACTGGGCTTCCCGTTGAAAACGATGGATAAATTCTTGTTCATTTGCAAAATCTAATCTTAATATTTTGATTGCTACATCTCGATCTAGAATCATATCTCTGGCTAAATAAACATTAGCCATACCGCCGCCGCCAATCATACTAATTATTTTGTAGCGGTCACTTATTCTTTTACCAATCAACATTCATTACACCCGCCTTCATCAGAAGAAGAAACTTCGATAATAACAAGTGTTATATTGTCTTCACCACCATGGTCATTTGCCATGTCAATTAATATTTGTGCTTTCTCTTCGATGTTATTTTCATTTTCTAAAATTTCCTTAATTTGGTCTTCGGTCAATTTGTCCGAAAGACCATCAGAGCATAAAAGTAAATAATCCCCTTCCTCAATGATAATCGTTTTTACATCAGCTTCTATTGACTGTTCAGTACCTAATGCTTTTAAAACGACATTTTTACGGGGATGATGCTCTGCATCTTCCTTTGAGATAATTCCTGTTTTCACCAATTCATTAACATATGAATGATCTTCAGTAATTTGTTTAAATCCATCCTCATTAAATAAATAGCAACGACTATCACCAATATTAGCTATTGTTACAAAATCATCTGTATAGGCAGCGGCAACTAATGTAGTTCCCATACCTTCACACTCAATATTATTATTAGCGTGCTCAAATAAAGACTGGTTAATTTCTGTCACAATTTCATGTAAATATTTTTCAACCATTTCAGCACTAGTCATTTTTGGTGCTTGCGTCCAATTTTTATACATTAAATCTACTGTTATTTTACTTGCCACATCACCTGCATTATGACCACCCATTCCATCTGCCACAATCGCAAGGTGATCACCTGCTGAATTAGTAAAAATTCCCCCATTGTCTTCATTCCGTTGACGAATTTTCCCCTTATCTGTTCGAAAAACAGCCCTCATCTTTAGAGGTCACCCCATTTCTTCTTATCGTTACTTAGTTCTTCCCCTTCTTTCTGAAGCATGAGATAAAAAATCCATCTCCACCAAAATCTTGAGGGAAAATTTGCACTCGATTATTGTTAACTAACGGCTGGATCATTTCAGTTAGTTGTAGTGGATATTCTTCGAAATCATTTGCCTCTTTTAAAAACTCTTGTACATTCCCTTCATTCTCCTCTTTATCAACAGTACATGTACTGTAAACAAGCAAACCACCAGGTTTGACTAAACGTGATGCTTCAATCAAAATACTTTTTTGAATGGTCTGAAGTGATTGAAGATCCTGTAATGTTTTGCTATATTTTATATCAGGCTTTTTCCTCAACACACCTAAACCTGAGCATGGCGCATCTACCAATACTCGATCAAAGGATTCACCTTTAAAATTCTCGCTTACCTGCCTACTATCCATTGCCCTAGTTTCAACATTATTTAATCCTAGCCTGTCCGCATTTTCACTTATTAATTTTATTTTATGCTCATGTAAATCTAATGAAATCACTTTACCTGTTCCATTTAATTTTTCGGCAATATGCGTCGTTTTTCC contains:
- the pknB gene encoding Stk1 family PASTA domain-containing Ser/Thr kinase translates to MLIGKRISDRYKIISMIGGGGMANVYLARDMILDRDVAIKILRLDFANEQEFIHRFQREAQSATSLNHPNIVNIYDVGEEEDIYYLVMEYVDGMTLKQYIQQFYPISIEKALDIMAQLVSAISHAHQHQIIHRDIKPQNILIDHDGIVKITDFGIAMALSATSITQTNSVLGTVHYLSPEQARGGMATRKSDIYALGIVMFELLTGRLPFSGESAVSIALKHLQTETPSMKRWNPNIPQSVENIVLKATSKDPFQRYDNVDEMGEDIRTALDPERINEAKFTIPEDNEATKAIPIITNLHSMNPKEETIIHSKDSGSQDIDQTGVNEDKKKDKKKKKRKWPWIVGGSFVFLIIIAVLGFLFLPTMLGPKEIKVPSVKEVSLDNAVKTIRDANLKVGKKIKTSNEKIPEGYVIKTNPKAGKLVKEGAEIDIYVSSGKEKFSLSDYTGRSYEEVYDLLNNQKLKFKDIKMTEEYSDSPAGTIIEQDPISGDVVPSETVLTFTVSKGLEKISLKDLRDYNEKGLRDYEESTGLVIDMSKEEYNDTVKEGLVISQYPAPGAQLIKGDRVQVVMSKGPKEKPPKTVEKEISIPYEPGEEEQKPEEIQIFIEDMNNNLSVPFDTFTITEPTKRLLQFTIKEGETAKYRVMKGNEVILEDVVHYPND
- a CDS encoding Stp1/IreP family PP2C-type Ser/Thr phosphatase, coding for MRAVFRTDKGKIRQRNEDNGGIFTNSAGDHLAIVADGMGGHNAGDVASKITVDLMYKNWTQAPKMTSAEMVEKYLHEIVTEINQSLFEHANNNIECEGMGTTLVAAAYTDDFVTIANIGDSRCYLFNEDGFKQITEDHSYVNELVKTGIISKEDAEHHPRKNVVLKALGTEQSIEADVKTIIIEEGDYLLLCSDGLSDKLTEDQIKEILENENNIEEKAQILIDMANDHGGEDNITLVIIEVSSSDEGGCNEC